One Paenibacillus riograndensis SBR5 DNA segment encodes these proteins:
- a CDS encoding asparaginase, whose amino-acid sequence MIIPVPEVNFTASPFYNPSLKNVVILATGGTIAGSGEAHKTLNYEPGALSIQDLLDSVPHLERVANCAGVQVSNLCSADITSEHWLTLAALINTLALREDVHGFVITHGTDTLDETSYFLNLVIKTDKPVIITGSMRPATAISPDGPLNLYQSVALAANPEASGQGVMVVFAEGIYSGRDVQKVNTFKANAFDERDFGCLGYMRDSEAFFYTRSLKKHTTAAQFDISALEQLPQVSVAYFHVDADPGILDYLATLSKGIVIAGAGGGIYSKPWIDKVGELKNNDIPVVRCSRISSGITLKDSYIDLSANSIPCNSLVPQKARILLSLALTQTTGYEEIAAMFNEY is encoded by the coding sequence ATGATTATTCCAGTTCCAGAAGTGAATTTTACAGCCTCCCCTTTCTATAATCCCAGCCTCAAAAATGTGGTCATTCTCGCCACCGGGGGTACCATTGCAGGCAGCGGCGAAGCGCATAAAACCTTGAATTACGAGCCTGGTGCTCTGTCGATACAGGATTTGCTGGACAGTGTCCCCCATCTTGAACGTGTAGCCAATTGCGCAGGAGTACAGGTCAGCAATCTGTGCAGCGCCGATATAACCAGTGAGCACTGGCTGACCCTGGCAGCCTTGATTAACACTCTGGCACTCCGTGAAGATGTGCATGGTTTTGTGATCACACACGGCACGGATACCCTGGACGAAACGTCGTACTTTCTTAATCTGGTAATCAAAACGGATAAACCCGTCATCATTACCGGCTCCATGCGCCCGGCTACGGCCATCAGTCCGGATGGACCGCTGAATTTGTACCAGTCGGTAGCCCTGGCGGCCAACCCGGAAGCTTCCGGCCAAGGCGTCATGGTTGTGTTTGCCGAAGGGATCTACAGCGGCCGGGATGTGCAGAAGGTCAACACCTTTAAGGCCAATGCCTTTGATGAACGGGATTTTGGATGTCTCGGCTATATGCGGGACAGCGAGGCTTTTTTCTACACCAGATCGCTCAAAAAGCATACCACCGCCGCCCAGTTCGACATTTCTGCCCTGGAACAGCTGCCGCAGGTGTCCGTAGCCTATTTCCATGTCGATGCTGATCCGGGAATTCTGGATTATCTGGCTACCCTCTCCAAAGGCATTGTCATTGCCGGAGCAGGCGGAGGCATCTACAGCAAACCCTGGATCGATAAAGTCGGCGAGCTCAAAAATAACGATATCCCCGTTGTCCGCTGCTCGCGGATTTCCAGCGGCATTACGCTGAAGGATTCCTATATCGACCTTTCTGCCAATTCGATTCCCTGCAACAGCCTGGTGCCGCAAAAGGCACGAATCCTGCTCTCGCTGGCGCTGACCCAAACAACGGGTTATGAGGAAATCGCTGCAATGTTCAATGAATACTAA
- a CDS encoding NADH:flavin oxidoreductase → MSPVARAFSPGGVPGEDVTAYYRRRAENEVGLIITEGVVIDHPAASSEPRLPGIYGEAAMDGWREVVRQVHEAGGTIFPQLVHLGMIRPMGAEPFPEAPSIGPSGLDLEGRQVTGPMTEEEIAGVIQAFANAAANAKQIGFDGVELHGAHGFLIDQFFWEKTNQRTDRYGGDFLKRTQFAIQVVQAVRAAVGPDYPVSMRLSQWKMGDYAAKLVGTPEQLEQFLNVLVKAGVDIFHISTRRFWDPEFEGSELSLAGWVKKLSGKTTITVGSVGMEDEPSEDGEAGRHGLEELLKRLERQEFDLIAVGRALLGDPAWAKKIREGRVDEIKAFTPEATAVLF, encoded by the coding sequence ATGTCGCCGGTAGCGCGGGCTTTTTCACCCGGGGGTGTTCCCGGAGAGGATGTCACCGCATATTACCGCCGCCGTGCGGAGAATGAGGTGGGACTTATTATCACGGAAGGTGTCGTTATTGACCATCCGGCGGCCAGCAGTGAGCCGAGACTGCCGGGCATCTATGGGGAAGCTGCTATGGACGGCTGGAGAGAAGTCGTCCGGCAGGTGCATGAAGCCGGAGGTACTATTTTTCCGCAGCTTGTGCATTTGGGGATGATTCGTCCAATGGGAGCTGAGCCCTTCCCGGAAGCCCCGTCAATTGGCCCGTCCGGGCTGGATCTGGAAGGCAGACAGGTAACCGGACCCATGACAGAAGAAGAAATTGCGGGCGTTATTCAGGCTTTTGCCAATGCGGCAGCGAATGCCAAGCAGATAGGTTTTGACGGTGTTGAGCTTCATGGTGCGCACGGTTTTCTGATCGACCAGTTCTTCTGGGAAAAAACCAATCAGCGCACTGACCGCTATGGCGGTGATTTCCTCAAGCGTACCCAATTCGCTATCCAGGTAGTTCAGGCCGTCCGCGCCGCTGTGGGTCCGGATTATCCGGTCTCAATGCGGCTGTCCCAATGGAAAATGGGGGATTACGCTGCGAAGCTGGTAGGTACCCCGGAACAGCTGGAGCAATTTCTGAATGTGCTGGTGAAGGCAGGTGTGGATATTTTCCATATCTCAACGCGCCGTTTCTGGGACCCGGAGTTTGAAGGTTCAGAGCTTAGCTTGGCCGGATGGGTTAAGAAACTCAGCGGGAAAACAACCATCACGGTTGGCTCCGTCGGGATGGAGGACGAGCCGTCAGAAGATGGAGAGGCGGGTCGGCATGGGCTGGAAGAGCTGCTGAAACGGCTGGAGCGTCAAGAATTTGATCTTATCGCCGTAGGCCGTGCACTGCTCGGCGATCCGGCTTGGGCCAAGAAAATACGCGAAGGACGGGTAGACGAGATTAAGGCTTTTACACCGGAAGCCACTGCTGTTCTGTTCTAA
- a CDS encoding AAA family ATPase, with translation MKRLVIITVGKTHSGKTTFAQKLEQHLHNSVVIDRDTHAEFINTYYKSMLPKQGANTLKNAISRTIIDYAVHETDLHLILCNANRGRKGRLDLLEYFQPEGFVRVLVHFDIPDQILEARVAGSQRSTAIFRSASTFEEVLLRQQAETDHGDVIAPAEDEADYLFVIKDSSEVPATLQKIVDIAQNL, from the coding sequence ATGAAGAGATTAGTGATCATTACTGTCGGGAAAACACATAGCGGAAAAACTACTTTTGCCCAAAAATTAGAGCAGCACCTGCACAACTCAGTCGTAATTGACCGTGATACCCATGCTGAATTTATCAACACCTATTATAAGAGCATGCTGCCAAAACAAGGTGCCAACACCCTTAAAAACGCCATCTCTCGGACAATTATTGATTATGCAGTCCATGAAACCGATTTGCATCTTATCTTATGCAACGCTAACCGCGGCCGCAAAGGCCGATTGGATTTGCTCGAATATTTTCAACCCGAAGGTTTTGTACGCGTACTTGTTCATTTTGATATTCCCGATCAGATTCTTGAAGCCCGGGTAGCCGGCAGTCAGCGGAGTACAGCTATTTTCAGGAGTGCGTCTACCTTTGAAGAAGTGCTTCTCCGGCAGCAAGCCGAAACTGATCATGGGGATGTTATAGCACCGGCAGAAGATGAAGCGGACTATTTGTTTGTGATTAAGGATAGTAGTGAAGTTCCAGCTACTTTGCAAAAAATTGTGGATATTGCTCAAAACTTGTGA
- a CDS encoding amino acid permease, with protein sequence MGKEEKGLSAWGLTMLALGTVVGGSFFLGSSVAIRAAGPSVLLSYVIGGILVYFILSALSEMTVANPVAGSFRTYTEQAFGRGAGFTVGWVYWTGLVLAMSSEATAVSILLRGWFPALPLALLGSGIIAGVTLLNLLGAKRLSRLESGLAAFKLLAIAAFVLIAAALIAGFGTGGARAVGLDVVRGQSLFPGGIAGIAGSMLMVMFTYAGFEVLGLAASETGNPGVTIPRAIRYTIVLLVGLYLAAIIGLFLLLPPARVSEQVSPFVSALSLYGLGWAGTVMNIVLVSAILSTMLASVFGLGRMLRSLAEEGHTPAWMRDRADIPYRGILISGGAMLAGLWLGMLLPQGVYLFLVSSGGFSLLFSYVIIMASHYRLRKRHGGPLIRHHGLRGYPYTSWIAIVSLVAILASMPLIPGQGGGLAAGVMFVVLFAGIYALTALRKARDTGRYQRRPLPVPAARIQMEAAEELEGKRERGQGIKKGAGIKQGK encoded by the coding sequence ATGGGGAAAGAGGAAAAAGGACTATCGGCGTGGGGGCTGACGATGCTTGCGCTGGGAACGGTGGTTGGCGGCTCATTTTTTCTGGGCTCGTCCGTGGCGATCCGCGCAGCGGGGCCGTCTGTGCTGCTGTCCTATGTGATTGGAGGCATACTCGTTTATTTCATTTTGTCCGCGCTGTCGGAAATGACAGTGGCGAATCCGGTAGCGGGGTCCTTCCGGACCTATACCGAGCAGGCCTTTGGCCGGGGGGCGGGCTTCACGGTCGGGTGGGTCTATTGGACAGGCCTTGTACTCGCGATGTCCAGTGAAGCTACAGCGGTGTCCATCCTGCTGCGCGGCTGGTTTCCCGCTTTGCCGCTTGCGCTGCTTGGATCAGGGATCATCGCGGGAGTGACGCTGCTCAACCTGCTGGGCGCCAAACGGCTGAGCAGGCTGGAGAGCGGACTCGCTGCGTTTAAGCTGCTTGCCATTGCCGCTTTTGTGCTGATTGCTGCGGCTCTGATCGCAGGCTTCGGCACGGGAGGCGCTCGTGCGGTAGGCCTTGATGTTGTGCGCGGGCAGAGCTTATTTCCGGGCGGGATTGCCGGAATCGCCGGAAGCATGCTGATGGTCATGTTTACCTACGCAGGCTTCGAGGTGCTTGGGCTGGCGGCCTCGGAGACGGGGAATCCGGGCGTAACGATTCCCAGGGCGATCCGGTATACCATTGTGCTCCTGGTCGGATTGTATCTGGCAGCTATCATTGGGCTGTTCCTGCTGCTGCCCCCTGCCCGGGTATCCGAGCAGGTTAGCCCGTTCGTGTCGGCGTTAAGCCTATACGGGCTTGGCTGGGCCGGAACGGTCATGAATATTGTCCTGGTATCCGCTATCCTGTCCACCATGCTGGCTTCAGTATTCGGCCTGGGCCGGATGCTCCGCTCTTTGGCGGAAGAAGGGCATACTCCCGCATGGATGCGGGACCGTGCAGACATTCCCTACCGGGGCATTCTTATCTCCGGCGGCGCGATGCTGGCGGGGCTCTGGCTCGGAATGCTGCTGCCGCAGGGCGTATATCTCTTTCTGGTCAGCTCTGGAGGCTTCTCGCTGCTGTTCTCCTATGTCATTATCATGGCCAGCCACTACCGGCTGCGCAAGCGTCATGGCGGTCCGTTGATCAGGCACCATGGGCTGCGCGGATATCCTTACACCTCATGGATTGCCATAGTAAGCCTGGTGGCGATTCTGGCCAGTATGCCGCTGATCCCCGGCCAGGGCGGAGGACTTGCTGCGGGTGTGATGTTTGTTGTGTTGTTTGCAGGAATCTATGCGCTCACAGCCCTACGGAAGGCCAGGGACACTGGCAGGTATCAGAGGCGGCCTCTGCCGGTGCCTGCGGCAAGGATTCAGATGGAGGCAGCAGAAGAGCTCGAAGGGAAGCGGGAGCGGGGTCAGGGGATAAAAAAAGGTGCGGGGATAAAGCAAGGAAAGTAA
- a CDS encoding diguanylate cyclase → MVALGQYEIVETISDQYTKSIYRSIDPLSGESVILKVLKSEFSGTEEVMRFKQEYKLLMELSASIPGVIRPCRLEEQNGSYVMVLEDIRGRSLKRIMAEDPPDQEALLQLAVRIVDILGAIHERSVIHKDIKPSNIIWNREENRVQIIDFGLAVKLSREKRDYQNSGVLEGSLLYISPEQTGRMNRNIDYRSDYYSLGVVLYEMMTGMKPYDADEMLEQIYSIIAKEAVPPHKTSGGRVSKSLSAVIMKLMEKSSEDRYRSAYGIKADLMKCLAGRESFVVGAEDRMNIFRIPQKLYGREQELGRLVEAFRRSVRGSSQLMLVTGEAGVGKTALVHELHRHISQEKGLFAEGKFDQYNQNIPYSALIQAFRRMISQLMDSPDEEYKAHIQRSLTKALDGNGNLIAALIPELAGWIGVQPEMEPLNPAEETNRFYLTFARFIEGITHNERPLVLFLDDVQWADYSSLHLVGKLVLESQLHKVFIVCSYRQHEIHEGHPLFGVIAAIEKNHEVAKIVLNTLSAEKVGCLVAETLYTTPLRVQELTEVIFKRTKGNAFFVNEIMKDLYKNGYLYFDEVTGGWNWQLEQIIGLPVNDSVVDFLMLKQQELPGNVQRILMLCAAVGNVFDFGLLALIADESLEVVAQAIARAVAEEFIIPEEHRYVLISSFLAEPGEEGLRNLDLRFKFAHDRIQQAFYQMLDSGESGALHLAIGRLLLERLTPGEADGIIVDIAAHLNKGLDRLVSKEDFGQVIGINLRAARKAKAAFGYDSAFKLLEVSISLLKEEAWEENGPQTTEIYQLYAECGYLTQQVEAADSACAVLIRHTSDRLALAQIYEMQANHYMYLGMMKESIASGRLGLAVMGVSIPARVGMASVLTELVRIKTALRGRTAENIFEADEMKDPEMKLVMRLLINFIPPAFISGETSLFGLVVLKKVGLTLKYGNAPESALAFIGYAMLLSGFGDSKGAFDYGRLGIRINDKFDDLQWKGAAYVLYTLFCHTWTEPWDTLQEWFTTSIDASLRTGDLLYLAHSCFYVNLWNPGMDIAANLQESSRMIAMIEKTKYKESLATAQLSRQYLLNLAGELDNRLSFDSEDFSEASYLRELEAAKYYSGIAIYYIYKMKLLFTYENYSGALACIDKAYPIIGTLAGSAFMEEFALYTFLNLAYAYKDLGANRKRQAKARMRKEYRRVRKWARHAPQTFRQHEMLMKAEWARIAGRDDEAGQYYDCAIEASEQSGFVRYKALTSELAARFYYRKDFKEFAGYLLRQSEYYYSVWGAKGKIAFIHERYPDLIRRISTKEFLHGRTVTDYTESLDINSMLLASQAISKEIELSNLLEALMEIVIKNAGAQRGCILMTSKTNLLVEGEYRPKEDKITVAVHDRTRYDHLPYAILKQVEESRESVIYNDAFSETPFVNEPYIVKHRPKSMVCMPLINQNKTIAVIYLENNLVTGVFTKERMKIINLLSREMVFSLENATLYSELERSEEKYRELVNNMQDGIFITQDLICRYVNEALAQMLGYETEEMVGQPFEQFVSLPEREKVTHYYTRRVEGKQAPFEYETKLMHKDQIREVIVIHKVTRINYMNRPAIQGTVKDITERKKAEQELLRHKEHLEELVAERTRELELNNEELNKYIELIEQISITDELTGLYNRRYFNKLFLEEVEKAGANKRHLTYLMLDIDYFKKYNDTYGHYEGDSVLRRVGTLLQELAARADGYAFRLGGEEFGIVVSGFTPRQSREYAESIRRSIADLRIEHALSTDYGIITVSIGVAAVYVDNVREEDIYKLGDDALYQSKAQGRNCVTMFQ, encoded by the coding sequence ATGGTTGCGTTGGGCCAATATGAGATAGTGGAAACAATTTCCGATCAATATACAAAATCCATTTACAGAAGCATCGACCCCTTATCCGGTGAATCGGTCATCCTGAAGGTTCTTAAGTCAGAGTTTAGCGGAACTGAAGAAGTGATGCGTTTTAAGCAGGAATACAAGCTCCTTATGGAGCTTAGTGCAAGTATACCGGGTGTCATCAGGCCCTGCAGGCTGGAGGAGCAAAACGGCTCTTATGTAATGGTGCTGGAGGATATCCGCGGCCGGTCACTGAAACGGATTATGGCGGAAGACCCGCCGGATCAGGAGGCGCTGCTGCAGCTTGCGGTGAGGATCGTAGATATTTTGGGGGCGATTCATGAACGGAGCGTCATCCACAAGGATATCAAGCCTTCCAATATCATCTGGAACAGGGAAGAAAACCGTGTACAGATCATTGATTTTGGTCTTGCCGTGAAGCTGTCCAGGGAAAAACGGGATTACCAGAACAGCGGTGTGCTGGAGGGGAGCCTGCTGTATATTTCACCTGAGCAGACGGGCAGAATGAACCGCAATATCGATTACCGCAGCGATTATTACTCCCTCGGAGTAGTCCTCTATGAGATGATGACGGGAATGAAGCCTTATGATGCCGATGAGATGCTGGAGCAGATCTACTCCATTATTGCCAAAGAAGCTGTACCGCCCCATAAGACAAGTGGAGGCAGGGTCTCAAAAAGTCTGTCGGCGGTGATTATGAAGCTGATGGAGAAGTCCTCGGAGGACCGGTACCGCAGCGCATATGGCATAAAGGCCGACCTGATGAAATGTCTGGCTGGCCGGGAGAGCTTTGTGGTTGGTGCCGAAGACCGGATGAACATCTTCCGGATTCCGCAGAAATTATATGGGCGGGAGCAGGAGCTTGGACGCCTTGTGGAAGCTTTCCGCCGGAGTGTCAGGGGCAGCTCGCAGCTGATGCTGGTGACAGGTGAGGCCGGTGTGGGCAAAACCGCTTTGGTGCATGAACTGCACCGGCACATCAGCCAGGAGAAGGGTCTGTTTGCGGAAGGAAAGTTTGACCAGTACAACCAAAATATTCCCTACAGCGCACTGATCCAGGCTTTCCGGCGGATGATCAGCCAGCTGATGGATAGTCCCGATGAGGAGTATAAGGCGCATATCCAGCGGTCCTTAACCAAAGCGCTGGACGGAAATGGCAACCTGATCGCCGCTCTTATCCCGGAGCTGGCTGGCTGGATTGGCGTTCAGCCGGAGATGGAGCCGCTGAATCCGGCCGAAGAGACGAACCGCTTCTATCTTACTTTTGCCAGGTTCATCGAAGGGATTACCCATAATGAGAGACCGCTGGTCCTGTTTCTGGATGATGTGCAGTGGGCCGATTATTCCAGTCTGCATCTTGTCGGGAAGCTGGTGCTTGAATCTCAGCTGCACAAAGTGTTTATCGTATGCTCTTACCGCCAGCATGAAATCCATGAGGGTCATCCGCTGTTCGGGGTCATCGCTGCCATTGAAAAAAATCACGAGGTTGCCAAAATTGTCTTGAATACATTAAGCGCAGAAAAAGTAGGCTGCCTAGTAGCTGAAACCCTCTATACTACTCCCCTCCGCGTGCAGGAGCTTACAGAAGTGATTTTTAAGCGGACCAAAGGCAACGCCTTTTTTGTAAATGAAATTATGAAGGATTTGTACAAGAACGGTTATTTGTATTTCGATGAGGTTACAGGGGGCTGGAACTGGCAGCTTGAGCAGATCATCGGCTTGCCGGTCAACGACAGCGTTGTGGACTTCCTGATGCTGAAGCAGCAGGAGCTGCCGGGGAACGTGCAGAGAATTCTGATGCTGTGCGCTGCTGTGGGAAATGTATTTGATTTTGGTCTATTGGCGCTGATTGCTGACGAATCCCTTGAAGTGGTTGCCCAGGCCATTGCAAGAGCCGTTGCGGAGGAATTCATAATTCCTGAAGAGCACCGCTATGTCCTGATTTCCAGCTTTCTGGCAGAGCCGGGGGAAGAAGGCCTGCGGAATCTGGATCTCCGGTTTAAATTCGCCCATGACCGGATTCAGCAGGCCTTTTACCAAATGCTTGACAGCGGTGAAAGCGGTGCTCTGCATCTGGCTATAGGCCGGCTGCTGCTGGAGCGGCTGACTCCGGGGGAAGCGGACGGTATTATCGTCGATATCGCCGCCCATCTGAATAAAGGACTGGACAGACTGGTCTCAAAGGAGGATTTCGGTCAAGTCATCGGGATCAATCTAAGAGCCGCCCGGAAAGCCAAGGCAGCTTTTGGGTATGACTCGGCTTTTAAGCTGCTGGAAGTGAGTATAAGCCTCCTTAAGGAGGAGGCCTGGGAAGAGAATGGGCCGCAAACGACGGAAATTTATCAGCTGTATGCGGAATGCGGATATCTGACCCAGCAGGTGGAGGCAGCCGATTCGGCGTGTGCGGTGCTGATCCGGCATACCTCAGACCGGCTTGCCCTCGCCCAAATCTATGAAATGCAGGCTAATCACTATATGTACCTGGGAATGATGAAAGAATCTATTGCGTCGGGCCGGCTGGGGCTGGCTGTAATGGGTGTTTCCATTCCTGCCCGTGTGGGGATGGCGTCTGTCCTGACGGAGCTTGTGAGGATCAAAACCGCGCTGCGGGGCAGAACCGCCGAGAACATATTCGAAGCGGATGAGATGAAAGATCCGGAGATGAAGCTTGTGATGCGGCTGCTGATCAACTTTATTCCGCCAGCCTTTATTTCGGGAGAAACATCCCTGTTTGGGCTGGTCGTTCTGAAGAAGGTGGGACTGACGCTGAAGTATGGAAATGCTCCGGAGTCAGCTCTTGCGTTTATCGGGTATGCGATGCTGCTGTCCGGTTTTGGAGATTCCAAGGGAGCTTTTGACTATGGGCGTTTGGGTATCCGCATTAATGACAAATTCGATGATCTGCAGTGGAAAGGGGCAGCGTATGTATTATACACCTTGTTCTGCCATACATGGACCGAGCCTTGGGACACCCTGCAGGAGTGGTTTACCACCTCTATAGATGCCAGCCTGCGGACAGGAGATTTGCTCTATCTGGCTCATTCCTGCTTCTATGTGAATCTCTGGAATCCGGGGATGGATATTGCGGCGAATCTGCAGGAAAGCTCCAGAATGATCGCCATGATCGAAAAGACCAAATACAAAGAGTCCTTAGCCACCGCGCAGTTGTCCCGCCAATATCTGCTGAATCTGGCAGGGGAGCTGGACAACCGCCTTTCCTTTGACAGCGAAGATTTTAGTGAAGCGTCCTATCTGAGGGAGCTGGAAGCTGCCAAATATTATTCAGGAATTGCTATTTATTATATTTATAAAATGAAGCTTCTGTTCACCTATGAGAACTACAGCGGGGCACTGGCCTGTATTGACAAAGCTTACCCGATCATCGGCACGCTTGCCGGGTCCGCTTTTATGGAGGAATTCGCCCTCTACACCTTCCTGAACTTGGCCTATGCCTATAAGGATTTAGGCGCAAACCGGAAAAGACAGGCCAAAGCCAGAATGCGCAAGGAATACCGCCGGGTCCGTAAGTGGGCCAGACACGCCCCGCAAACCTTCCGCCAGCACGAAATGCTGATGAAGGCGGAATGGGCCAGAATCGCAGGCAGGGATGATGAAGCCGGGCAGTATTACGATTGTGCCATCGAGGCCAGTGAGCAGAGCGGCTTCGTGCGGTACAAGGCGCTGACCAGTGAGCTGGCCGCCCGTTTTTATTACCGGAAAGACTTCAAGGAATTCGCCGGCTATCTGCTGAGACAGTCAGAATATTATTATTCTGTCTGGGGGGCGAAGGGGAAAATTGCGTTTATTCATGAGCGCTACCCGGATCTGATCAGAAGGATCAGCACCAAGGAGTTCCTGCATGGCCGGACTGTTACGGATTACACAGAAAGTCTGGACATTAACTCCATGCTGCTGGCTTCGCAGGCCATCTCCAAGGAAATCGAGCTGAGCAATCTGCTGGAGGCCCTGATGGAAATCGTCATCAAAAATGCCGGAGCGCAAAGAGGCTGCATCCTCATGACCTCTAAGACGAACCTGCTTGTGGAGGGCGAATATCGTCCGAAGGAGGACAAGATTACTGTAGCTGTGCATGACCGGACCAGATACGATCATCTGCCCTATGCGATTCTGAAGCAGGTGGAAGAGAGCCGTGAGAGTGTGATCTACAACGACGCGTTTTCTGAAACTCCATTCGTCAATGAACCTTATATTGTAAAACACCGGCCTAAATCGATGGTCTGTATGCCGCTGATCAACCAAAACAAGACCATTGCGGTCATTTATCTGGAAAACAACCTGGTGACAGGCGTGTTCACTAAGGAGCGGATGAAGATTATCAATCTGCTGTCCCGGGAGATGGTCTTTTCACTGGAAAATGCGACGCTCTATTCGGAGCTGGAGCGGTCGGAGGAGAAGTACCGCGAGCTGGTCAATAACATGCAGGACGGTATTTTTATTACCCAGGATTTAATCTGCAGATATGTCAATGAGGCTTTGGCGCAGATGCTCGGTTATGAGACCGAAGAAATGGTGGGGCAGCCTTTTGAGCAATTCGTCAGTCTCCCGGAGCGGGAGAAGGTGACACATTATTATACCCGCCGGGTGGAGGGGAAGCAGGCCCCTTTTGAATATGAAACGAAATTAATGCATAAGGATCAGATCCGTGAGGTGATTGTCATCCATAAGGTCACACGGATCAACTATATGAACCGGCCGGCTATACAGGGCACCGTCAAGGATATCACGGAACGGAAAAAGGCGGAGCAGGAGCTGCTGCGGCATAAAGAGCATCTGGAGGAGCTGGTCGCCGAGCGCACCAGGGAGCTGGAGCTGAACAATGAGGAATTGAATAAGTACATTGAGCTGATCGAACAGATATCCATCACCGATGAGCTGACTGGCCTGTACAACCGCAGATATTTCAACAAGCTGTTCCTGGAGGAAGTGGAGAAGGCGGGAGCGAACAAGCGGCATCTGACCTATCTGATGCTGGATATTGATTATTTCAAAAAATACAATGATACCTATGGCCATTATGAGGGCGATTCGGTATTGCGGCGGGTCGGAACCCTGCTGCAGGAGCTGGCGGCACGTGCCGATGGGTATGCCTTCCGGCTCGGCGGTGAAGAATTCGGTATCGTCGTCAGCGGCTTCACCCCCCGTCAGTCGCGTGAATATGCCGAGAGCATCCGGAGAAGCATTGCCGACCTGCGGATAGAGCACGCGCTTAGCACGGATTATGGAATCATTACGGTATCAATTGGTGTCGCTGCCGTCTATGTGGACAATGTCCGTGAAGAGGATATTTACAAGCTTGGCGATGATGCCCTGTACCAATCCAAAGCCCAAGGCAGGAACTGCGTAACGATGTTTCAATAG
- a CDS encoding cytochrome c oxidase subunit II, producing MLRKNKILFLIVTFGLIFLLPLIGSLSKWKGLPPGYGDFPAQKVEADPGFNLLYFSLACIVALVITLILVFPRWFGFKKIKEEPAPKDGATPFPVWFWWSLPVLAVSWFLMWARVKLVISLEYYTFVPLWWSFILILDGLVYKRNKGASIISRKPHLMQLLAVVSCFSWFAFEFLNFFVIENWYYPNDKVFSNFGNVFWFSLSYTTVLPAIFEWYLLLKTFGAFRNRYKNGPKFNVSRTFLILYYVLGLILAFGMGYYPYVLFWVLWVALVPMLSAAMALAGFWTPFTPVKNGDWSSVILIGLATLFNGFFWEFWNFGSEWFHDSLPTNPNYWKYSVPYLDKIHIFSEMPILGYFGYLFFGLNCWIIWLIAAYIFKFNADIDVTGDQS from the coding sequence ATGCTGAGAAAAAACAAGATATTGTTCCTGATTGTGACGTTTGGTTTGATTTTTCTGCTCCCTTTGATCGGCAGCTTGTCCAAGTGGAAGGGGCTTCCGCCCGGCTATGGCGATTTTCCCGCACAAAAAGTGGAGGCAGACCCCGGCTTCAACCTGCTGTACTTTTCCCTGGCTTGTATTGTCGCACTGGTAATTACGCTGATTCTGGTTTTTCCCCGCTGGTTTGGCTTTAAAAAGATCAAGGAGGAGCCTGCCCCGAAAGACGGTGCAACCCCATTCCCGGTCTGGTTCTGGTGGAGCCTGCCTGTGCTTGCTGTGAGCTGGTTCCTGATGTGGGCACGGGTCAAGCTCGTCATTTCCCTCGAATATTACACCTTTGTCCCCTTATGGTGGTCATTCATTTTAATTCTGGACGGGCTGGTGTACAAAAGAAATAAAGGTGCGTCCATCATTTCACGCAAGCCTCATCTCATGCAGCTGCTGGCTGTGGTGTCCTGCTTCAGCTGGTTTGCTTTTGAATTTCTGAATTTTTTTGTGATCGAGAATTGGTATTACCCGAACGATAAAGTATTTTCCAACTTCGGCAATGTGTTCTGGTTTTCCCTCTCCTATACAACGGTGCTCCCTGCAATCTTTGAGTGGTACCTGCTGCTCAAGACCTTTGGTGCATTCAGGAACCGCTATAAAAATGGCCCGAAATTTAACGTCTCCCGGACATTTCTGATCCTTTATTATGTGCTGGGGCTGATTTTGGCGTTTGGTATGGGGTATTATCCTTATGTGCTGTTCTGGGTGCTGTGGGTAGCGCTGGTCCCGATGCTTTCTGCCGCCATGGCGCTGGCCGGTTTCTGGACGCCTTTTACTCCGGTCAAGAACGGGGACTGGTCGAGCGTCATTCTGATTGGACTTGCCACGCTGTTTAACGGATTTTTCTGGGAGTTCTGGAACTTCGGAAGCGAGTGGTTCCATGATTCCCTGCCGACCAATCCCAACTACTGGAAATATTCGGTCCCTTATCTGGACAAAATTCATATTTTCTCCGAGATGCCGATACTGGGCTATTTCGGGTATCTCTTTTTTGGACTGAACTGCTGGATTATCTGGCTGATTGCCGCCTATATTTTTAAATTTAATGCGGATATTGATGTGACGGGAGATCAGAGCTAA